The Streptomyces sp. NBC_00224 genome has a window encoding:
- a CDS encoding STAS domain-containing protein, producing the protein MHIRGDHVELVVGGRLDVRSAADARTVLHSAVDDGAGDLVLDLTELDSWDATGLGVIMGAHRRAGRCGRRLVLRGVPPQMQRLLVATRLHRILAIEGGIAAEALPRV; encoded by the coding sequence ATGCACATCAGGGGCGACCACGTCGAGCTGGTCGTCGGGGGCCGCCTCGACGTCCGCAGCGCGGCGGACGCCCGTACGGTCCTGCACTCGGCCGTCGACGACGGAGCCGGCGATCTGGTGCTCGACCTGACCGAGCTGGACTCCTGGGATGCCACGGGCCTCGGCGTGATCATGGGCGCCCACCGGCGGGCCGGCCGCTGCGGCCGGCGGCTCGTGCTGCGGGGCGTGCCGCCCCAGATGCAGCGCCTGCTGGTGGCGACCCGGCTGCACCGCATCCTCGCCATCGAGGGCGGCATCGCCGCGGAGGCGCTGCCGCGCGTGTGA